One Neosynechococcus sphagnicola sy1 genomic region harbors:
- a CDS encoding CCE_0567 family metalloprotein, whose protein sequence is MVQTTEITNTEELKTQIKRLNSKAGQMKMDLHDLAEGLPTDYERLMDAASETYQIYRQIDQLKQQLKQLEQNV, encoded by the coding sequence ATGGTTCAAACAACCGAAATTACCAACACTGAAGAGCTGAAAACACAAATCAAACGCCTTAACAGCAAAGCCGGACAAATGAAAATGGATTTGCACGACTTAGCGGAAGGCTTGCCCACGGATTATGAACGCTTGATGGATGCCGCCAGCGAGACTTACCAAATCTATCGGCAGATTGATCAACTGAAACAGCAGCTAAAGCAATTGGAGCAAAACGTATGA
- the nifW gene encoding nitrogenase-stabilizing/protective protein NifW — MTGTLAEFQQLVNAEEYLEFFELPYDPQFVNVNRLHILQKFSSFIKTINLEDTDLSEPEKLKRYRAALEQAYNTFTTSSPLSEKLFKVFNDKPQNVVLLSEIGSD; from the coding sequence ATGACTGGAACCTTAGCTGAATTCCAACAACTGGTGAATGCAGAAGAATACCTTGAATTCTTTGAACTTCCCTACGATCCACAGTTCGTCAATGTGAATCGGTTACATATTCTTCAGAAGTTCTCTTCTTTCATCAAAACCATTAATTTGGAAGATACAGACTTAAGTGAGCCAGAGAAACTTAAACGGTATCGAGCAGCTCTAGAGCAGGCATACAACACCTTCACCACCTCTTCTCCTTTAAGCGAAAAACTGTTTAAGGTGTTCAATGACAAACCCCAAAATGTGGTATTGCTGTCCGAAATTGGCTCCGATTAA